In the genome of Pempheris klunzingeri isolate RE-2024b chromosome 3, fPemKlu1.hap1, whole genome shotgun sequence, one region contains:
- the aspscr1 gene encoding tether containing UBX domain for GLUT4 yields the protein MAASGTAVTVLTPNGRRQTVKVSPNTPLLQVLEDVCKKHGFNPDDHGLKFQRTTVDLTLPWRFANLPNNAKLEMVSSMRKPAVAESQVRIALQMEDGSRLQGSFSSGQSLWELLTHFPQISVSELSESGSTPVCVYMRDEVGGEEALKKATLKSLGLTGGSAIVRFLLKKAKAQGEEDNVGATEAAAMPTTPVAKETTPSPSPQPNPAPSHPETPTEAPIKSCSPDRPMETQPAPTPPSAISTLPVQQEGVPSSQDAVRPKFPPAERGMPEEDGEKAGPSGLNSHPSSCSSSAPSAPFIPFSGGGQRLGGPTGGAVGRPLSSSTSLSALTAAVESPKAKKAKSSHGPCTKRQTTANQPDEDMDQGEAFLEPVERAPLIYHLDTMSLQSEGHTDLPDEFFEVTVDDVRKRFAQLKSERKQFEEAPLMTKSLRAAQLKEKMERYPKVVLRVQFPDRHVLQGFFRPLETVGAVKDFVRSHLEDPQLSFYLFITPPKTILDDPSATLFQADLFPGALVYFGSDVKTDFYIKRELLESSVSALQANESIASCMFRSPSPPSSSAGSEQLLPPPEPRSDTSESTQDEPGPSAHAQAAKPPRSDTGKVPKWLKLPGKK from the exons ATGGCAGCCAGTGGCACAGCTGTGACGGTCCTCACTCCAAATGGGAGAAGACAAACAGTTAAAGTGTCTCCAAACACGCCGTTATTACAG GTGCTGGAGGATGTCTGCAAAAAGCACGGCTTTAACCCCGACGACCACGGGCTGAA GTTTCAGAGGACGACTGTTGACCTCACGCTGCCATGGAGGTTTGCCAACCTGCCCAACAACGCTAAGCTGGAGATGGTGTCAAGTATGAGGAAACCGGCTGTAGCTGAGAGCCAG GTGCGGATTGCGTTACAGATGGAGGACGGCTCTCGACTCCAGGGTTCCTTCTCCTCTGGGCAGAGTCTTTGGGAGCTGCTCACACATTTCCCCcagatcag TGTGTCGGAGCTGTCGGAGTCAGGATCTACCCccgtgtgtgtttacatgagAGACGAG gtTGGTGGGGAGGAGGCACTCAAGAAGGCCACTCTGAAGTCTCTGGGTCTCACGGGAGGAAGCGCTATTGTCAG GTTTTTACTGAAAAAGGCTAAAGCACAGGGAGAAGAAGATAATGTGGGAGCCACTGAAGCAGCTGCAATGCCAACCACACCTGTTGCCAAGGAAACCACACCTAGTCCATCACCTCAGCCCAATCCTGCTCCGTCACATCCGGAGACGCCAACAGAGGCACCAATTAAAAGTTGTAGCCCTGATAGGCCAATGGAAACCCAACCTGCGCCGACTCCTCCGTCTGCCATAAGCACACTTCCTGTTCAACAGGAAGGAGTACCAAGCTCCCAGGATGCAGTTCGGCCAAAGTTCCCCCCTGCGGAGAGAGGAATGCCAGAGGAGGATGGCGAGAAAGCTGGGCCATCAGGACTGAACTCTCACCCATCTTCTTGCTCCTCTTCTGCTCCCTCCGCTCCTTTCATTCCCTTCTCTGGAGGCGGTCAGCGCCTCGGGGGTCCCACGGGAGGTGCGGTGGGGCGCCCACTGTCTTCATCCACATCTCTGTCAGCTCTGACTGCTGCAGTCGAATCACCCAAAGCCAAAAAAGCCAAATCCAGCCACGGTCCTTGCACCAAG CGTCAAACCACTGCCAACCAGCCAGACGAGGACATGGATCAGGGGGAGGCGTTCTTGGAG CCAGTAGAGAGGGCGCCTCTCATCTACCACCTGGACACAATGTCCCTTCAGTCGGAGGGCCACACAGATCTGCCTGACGAGTTTTTCGAAGTGACGGTGGATGACGTGCGCAAGCGCTTCGCCCAGCTGAAGAGTGAGAG GAAGCAGTTTGAGGAAGCACCACTGATGACTAAATCTCTGAGGGCAGCACAGCTGaaggagaaaatggaaagaTATCCCAAA GTGGTCCTGAGGGTCCAGTTTCCAGACAGACATGTTCTACAGGGCTTCTTCAGGCCTCTGgagacag TTGGTGCAGTGAAAGATTTTGTGAGGAGCCACTTGGAGGATCCTCAGCTCAGTTTCTACCTGT TCATCACTCCTCCAAAAACCATTCTGGACGACCCTTCAGCTACACTGTTTCAG gCCGACCTGTTTCCTGGTGCGCTGGTGTACTTCGGCTCAGACGTCAAGACAG atTTTTACATAAAAAGGGAACTGCTTGAATCCTCTGTCTCGGCCTTGCAAGCAAACGAGTCCATTGCGAG CTGTATGTTCCGGTCCCCGTCACCCCCCTCAAGCTCCGCAGGCTCCgagcagctgctgcctcctccagaGCCGAGGTCTGATACCAGTGAGTCCACTCAGGATGAGCCAGGCCCATCTGCACACGCCCAGGCCGCTAAGCCTCCCAGGTCTGACACAGGCAAGGTGCCCAAGTGGCTCAAGCTTCCAG GTAAGAAATaa
- the notum1b gene encoding inactive palmitoleoyl-protein carboxylesterase notum1b isoform X1, whose protein sequence is MQSRGVVRSSAALSAVRSCLLLLFIHMSAPVEAKRAHSGRAQTRRVLQQQQQQQQQQQQQQQQQQQQQPTPAHRERVEGAESFPLDFTAVEGNMDNFMVQIKNLAQSLYPCSSQKLDQDMKLHFLKNASVTCNDGSPAGYYIKESKGSKRWLLFLEGGWYCFNRQTCDSRYGTMRRLMSSTKWPQTKTGTGILSPQPEENPHWWNANMVFIPYCSSDVWSGATPKTDHSDYAFMGSLIIKEVVNELLTKGLDNAKVLLLAGSSAGGTGVLLNVDHVAEQLESQGHSGVQVRGLADSGWFLDNKQYKFTDCLDTISCAPTEAIKRGIRYWGGLVPESCRQAHVGEEWNCFFGYRVYPTLKSPVFVVQWLFDEAQLTVDNIHLTGQPVHEGQWRYIQNLGQELRSTLRDVPAMFAPACLSHELITRTYWMDIQVKGTSLPRALHCWDRSLQDNNHTNSSHSNHNHQKHKTPPTRGCPLHLIDSCPWPHCNPSCPTIRDQLTGQEMSVIQFLKHMGFDVQKMAQQQGMDPRTLLGMLNNGS, encoded by the exons ATGCAGAGCCGTGGTGTGGTGAGGAGCTCAGCCGCTCTGTCCGCGGTGCGCTCCTGcttgctgctgctcttcatccaCATGAGCGCACCGGTGGAGGCGAAGAGAGCGCACAGCGGCCGGGCGCAGACGCGGCGggttctgcagcagcagcagcagcagcagcagcagcagcaacagcagcaacagcagcagcagcagcagcagccgacTCCGGCGCACAGGGAGCGGGTGGAGGGAGCCGAGAGCTTCCCGTTAGACTTTACAGCCGTGGAGGGAAACATGGACAACTTCATGGTGCAGATAAAGAACTTGGCGCAGTCGCTGTACCCATGCTCTTCGCAGAAGCTGGACCAAGACATGAAGTTGCACTTTTTGAAGAATGCATCTGTGACTTGCAATGACGGGTCTCCCGCAGG GTACTACATCAAGGAGTCTAAAGGCAGCAAGAGGTGGCTGCTGTTCTTAGAAG gTGGATGGTACTGCTTCAACAGGCAGACCTGTGACAGCAGGTACGGGACGATGAGGAGACTGATGAGCTCCACCAAGTGGCCACAAACCAAAACAG gaACAGGAATTCTGTCTCCTCAGCCGGAGGAAAATCCTCACTGGTGGAACGCCAACATGGT GTTCATCCCGTACTGCTCCAGTGACGTGTGGAGCGGAGCCACGCCGAAGACAGATCACA GTGATTATGCGTTCATGGGCTCTCTCATCATCAAGGAGGTCGTGAATGAGCTGCTGACAAAGGGTCTGGACAATGCCAAGGTTCTGCTTCTGGCAGGAAGCAG TGCGGGCGGTACTGGTGTCCTACTCAACGTGGACCACGTTGCAGAGCAGCTGGAGTCGCAGGGCCACTCAGGGGTGCAGGTCAGGGGTCTGGCTGACTCTGGATGGTTCCTGGACAACAAACAGTACAAATTCACAGACTGTCTGGATACCATCAGCTGTGCCCCCACTGAGGCCATAAAGAGAGGCATCAG GTACTGGGGAGGTTTGGTGccagagagctgcagacaggCTCACGTAGGAGAGGAGTGGAACTGTTTCTTTGGATATAGAGTCTACCCCACGTTAAAAA GCCCGGTGTTCGTGGTGCAGTGGCTGTTTGATGAGGCCCAGTTGACGGTCGACAACATCCACCTGACCGGACAGCCTGTGCACGAGGGCCAGTGGAGGTACATACAGAACCTGGGACAGGAGCTGAGGAGCACGCTGCGTGACGTACC GGCGATGTTTGCTCCGGCCTGTCTGTCACATGAACTCATTACCAGAAC CTACTGGATGGACATTCAGGTGAAAGGCACCTCCCTGCCCAGAGCCCTCCACTGCTGGGATCGCAGCCTCCAAGACAACAACCACaccaacagcagccacagcaacCACAACCACCAGAAGCACAAGACCCCACCCACGAGGGGCTGCCCTCTGCATTTGATCGACAGCTGCCCGTGGCCTCACTGCAATCCCTCCTGCCCAACCATCCGCGACCAGCTGACGGGACAGGAGATGAGCGTGATCCAGTTCCTGAAGCACATGGGCTTTGACGTGCAGAAGATGGCCCAGCAGCAGGGAATGGACCCCAGGACGCTACTGGGCATGCTCAATAACGGGAGCTGA
- the notum1b gene encoding inactive palmitoleoyl-protein carboxylesterase notum1b isoform X2: MQSRGVVRSSAALSAVRSCLLLLFIHMSAPVEAKRAHSGRAQTRRVLQQQQQQQQQQQQQERVEGAESFPLDFTAVEGNMDNFMVQIKNLAQSLYPCSSQKLDQDMKLHFLKNASVTCNDGSPAGYYIKESKGSKRWLLFLEGGWYCFNRQTCDSRYGTMRRLMSSTKWPQTKTGTGILSPQPEENPHWWNANMVFIPYCSSDVWSGATPKTDHSDYAFMGSLIIKEVVNELLTKGLDNAKVLLLAGSSAGGTGVLLNVDHVAEQLESQGHSGVQVRGLADSGWFLDNKQYKFTDCLDTISCAPTEAIKRGIRYWGGLVPESCRQAHVGEEWNCFFGYRVYPTLKSPVFVVQWLFDEAQLTVDNIHLTGQPVHEGQWRYIQNLGQELRSTLRDVPAMFAPACLSHELITRTYWMDIQVKGTSLPRALHCWDRSLQDNNHTNSSHSNHNHQKHKTPPTRGCPLHLIDSCPWPHCNPSCPTIRDQLTGQEMSVIQFLKHMGFDVQKMAQQQGMDPRTLLGMLNNGS, encoded by the exons ATGCAGAGCCGTGGTGTGGTGAGGAGCTCAGCCGCTCTGTCCGCGGTGCGCTCCTGcttgctgctgctcttcatccaCATGAGCGCACCGGTGGAGGCGAAGAGAGCGCACAGCGGCCGGGCGCAGACGCGGCGggttctgcagcagcagcagcagcagcagcagcagcagcaacagca GGAGCGGGTGGAGGGAGCCGAGAGCTTCCCGTTAGACTTTACAGCCGTGGAGGGAAACATGGACAACTTCATGGTGCAGATAAAGAACTTGGCGCAGTCGCTGTACCCATGCTCTTCGCAGAAGCTGGACCAAGACATGAAGTTGCACTTTTTGAAGAATGCATCTGTGACTTGCAATGACGGGTCTCCCGCAGG GTACTACATCAAGGAGTCTAAAGGCAGCAAGAGGTGGCTGCTGTTCTTAGAAG gTGGATGGTACTGCTTCAACAGGCAGACCTGTGACAGCAGGTACGGGACGATGAGGAGACTGATGAGCTCCACCAAGTGGCCACAAACCAAAACAG gaACAGGAATTCTGTCTCCTCAGCCGGAGGAAAATCCTCACTGGTGGAACGCCAACATGGT GTTCATCCCGTACTGCTCCAGTGACGTGTGGAGCGGAGCCACGCCGAAGACAGATCACA GTGATTATGCGTTCATGGGCTCTCTCATCATCAAGGAGGTCGTGAATGAGCTGCTGACAAAGGGTCTGGACAATGCCAAGGTTCTGCTTCTGGCAGGAAGCAG TGCGGGCGGTACTGGTGTCCTACTCAACGTGGACCACGTTGCAGAGCAGCTGGAGTCGCAGGGCCACTCAGGGGTGCAGGTCAGGGGTCTGGCTGACTCTGGATGGTTCCTGGACAACAAACAGTACAAATTCACAGACTGTCTGGATACCATCAGCTGTGCCCCCACTGAGGCCATAAAGAGAGGCATCAG GTACTGGGGAGGTTTGGTGccagagagctgcagacaggCTCACGTAGGAGAGGAGTGGAACTGTTTCTTTGGATATAGAGTCTACCCCACGTTAAAAA GCCCGGTGTTCGTGGTGCAGTGGCTGTTTGATGAGGCCCAGTTGACGGTCGACAACATCCACCTGACCGGACAGCCTGTGCACGAGGGCCAGTGGAGGTACATACAGAACCTGGGACAGGAGCTGAGGAGCACGCTGCGTGACGTACC GGCGATGTTTGCTCCGGCCTGTCTGTCACATGAACTCATTACCAGAAC CTACTGGATGGACATTCAGGTGAAAGGCACCTCCCTGCCCAGAGCCCTCCACTGCTGGGATCGCAGCCTCCAAGACAACAACCACaccaacagcagccacagcaacCACAACCACCAGAAGCACAAGACCCCACCCACGAGGGGCTGCCCTCTGCATTTGATCGACAGCTGCCCGTGGCCTCACTGCAATCCCTCCTGCCCAACCATCCGCGACCAGCTGACGGGACAGGAGATGAGCGTGATCCAGTTCCTGAAGCACATGGGCTTTGACGTGCAGAAGATGGCCCAGCAGCAGGGAATGGACCCCAGGACGCTACTGGGCATGCTCAATAACGGGAGCTGA
- the tmc6b gene encoding transmembrane channel-like protein 6b, with the protein MAQNVAFYLRHPLMEAGLESPVDEDGVHDSFSQLIAEQSQNEGLSDALELQQLQRDLDEESRDHVPFLSSPGHEFMGSRQVRRDVEWEDDERETNPLIGERWSSATLKVLSSMPSRTIGRNRGAIISQYYNRTMQLRRRRPSIRNFSRSARPSIRGYGMEADSIDAEEGEVSKRERLVNNLQNLSVSDRIRMLRAMPLSVAEKSELRTSALQKERRIHSGSKLPCCSRLKYYIIIAARQCWYSWLSFLHSLQLWQVALKRVSGRFGSGVLSYFLFLKTLLFFNSFLFLVTGVFLVLPQAVHPPVPSAGNSPFSGLELLTGAGYFSDSVMYYGYYCNYTLHKSCQDVVGGQNVSVSNGTRLDCVSKRLSYNMPLAYFFTIGVAFFITCIILVYSMSKSFGQSFRIDKSQGILAMKVLCSWDFKVIKKPSVKLMSENICTQLKELLAEVNHKNVNNTLCQKLWRLTVHGLAWAICIGSTAACVSGIYHFSDHMHQNLQQSSRLVSQSPLLNEASLLALPVVVSLINLLLPGLFNLAAWMEDYESPSVRTYVAIGRNLMLKVSVLGVLCYHWLGRVAADPQIIGLKCWESFVGQELYRFLLMDFIFTLLDTLFGEFLWRLFSEKVLKRRRKPVFDIARNVLELIYGQTLAWLGVLFTPLLPAVQILKLLLLFYIKKSSVMMNCQAPRRPYRVSQMTTIFITLLCFPSFLGASVCVTYTMWSITPSSSCGPFRELKTMFQAGKLWVEELEKDNPNLSLLARAHSYLVENPFFLFVGAGIFLIVIYFHSQVVDGQRKIINLLQEQIENEGEDKKFLITRLQSIHEQRRTPARRLTSQDSSC; encoded by the exons ATGGCTCAAAATGTTGCCTTTTACCTGAGGCACCCTCTCATGGAAGCTGGACTGGA GAGCCCTGTAGATGAGGATGGTGTTCATGACTCGTTCAGCCAGCTGATCGCAGAGCAGAGTCAGAATGAAGGACTGTCTGACGCCCtcgagctgcagcagctgcagagggaTCTGGACGAGGAGAGCCGAG ACCATGTACCCTTCCTGTCCAGCCCTGGACATGAGTTTATGGGAAGCAGGCAGGTGCGAAGGGATGTGGAATGGGAGGAtgatgaaagagagacaaacCCCCTCATAGGTGAACGTTGGTCCTCGGCCACCCTAAAGGTCCTGTCCTCCATGCCCAGCCGCACCATCG gTCGCAACAGGGGAGCCATCATCTCTCAGTACTACAACAGGACCATGCAGCTCCGGAGACGCAGGCCCTCCATCAGAAACTTCTCTCGCTCTGCCAGGCCGAGCATACGAGGCTATGGCATGGAGGCAGACAGTATAGAcgcagaggaaggagagg tgaGTAAGAGGGAACGTTTGGTGAATAACCTGCAGAACTTGTCAGTGAGCGACAGAATCAGGATGCTCAGAGCGATGCCTCTCAGTGTGGCTGAGAAGAGTGAACTCAG gacGTCGGCACTACAAAAAGAGAGACGAATACATTCTGGCAGTAAGCTCCCCTGTTGCAGTCGACTCAAATATTACATCATCATT GCTGCAAGGCAGTGTTGGTACAGCTGGCTGTCCTTCCTGCACTCCCTCCAGCTGTGGCAAGTGGCACTCAAGAGAGTGAGCGGGCGTTTCGGCAGTGGAGTCCTCTCATACTTCCTGTTCCTTAAGACCCTACTCTTCTTCAACTCCTTCCTGTTCCTGGTGACGGGTGTGTTCTTGGTGCTGCCGCAGGCAGTGCACCCTCCAGTGCCGTCTGCTGGGAATAGCCCCTTCTCTGGACTGGAGCTCCTCACCGGAGCG GGTTATTTCTCAGACTCAGTGATGTACTATGGATACTACTGTAACTACACGCTGCATAAGAGCTGCCAGGATGTTGTTGGAGGGCAGAATGTGTCCGTGTCCAATGGAACCAGGCTGGACTGTGTGTCGAAGCGCCTCTCTTACAACATGCCACTTGCATACTTCTTCACCATAGGAGTGGCTTTCTTTATCACGTGTATCATCCTTGTGTACAG CATGTCAAAGTCGTTTGGTCAGAGCTTCAGAATCGACAAATCTCAAGGTATCTTAGCCATGAAGGTCCTCTGCTCCTGGGACTTCAAGGTCATCAAGAAACCCTCTGTCAAACTCATGTCTGAGAATATCTGCACCCAGCTCAAG gagctgctggcaGAAGTGAATCATAAGAATGTCAACAACACCTTGTGCCAGAAGCTGTGGAGACTGACAGTTCACGGCCTGGCCTGGGCTATCTGCATAGGAAGCACCGCTGCCTGTGTGTCTGGTATTTACCACTTCTCTGACCACATGCACCAG AACCTCCAGCAAAGTTCCCGTCTTGTCTCCCAGAGCCCTTTGCTGAACGAGGCCAGCCTGCTGGCTCTCCCTGTGGTCGTGTCCCTCATCAACCTGCTGCTGCCGGGCCTGTTCAACCTCGCAGCCTGGATGGAGGACTACGAGTCACCCTCTGTGCGCACATATGTCGCCATTGGCAG AAACTTGATGTTGAAAGTAAGTGTGCTTGGAGTCCTGTGCTACCACTGGCTGGGTCGGGTGGCCGCTGACCCTCAAATTATTGGACTGAAG TGCTGGGAGAGTTTTGTTGGCCAGGAGCTTTATCGTTTCCTACTTATGGACTTCATCTTCACTCTACTGGACACACTGTTTGGAGAGTTTCTCTGGAG ATTGTTTTCTGAGAAggtgctgaagaggaggaggaaaccaGTGTTTGATATCGCCAGGAACGTCCTTGAACTCATCTACGGACAGACGTTGGCCTG gttgggtgtactttttactcctctCCTGCCTGCAGTGCAGATTCTCAaactcctgctgctcttctacATTAAGAAG AGCAGTGTGATGATGAACTGTCAGGCTCCCAGGAGGCCATACAGAGTCAGCCAGATgaccaccatcttcatcactcTCCTCTGCTTCCCCTCCTTCCTTGGTGCTTCTGTGTGCGTCACTTACACCatgtggag CATCACGCCCTCATCGTCATGCGGCCCTTTCCGCGAGCTCAAGACAATGTTCCAGGCGGGGAAGCTCTGGGTGGAGGAACTGGAAAAAGATAATCCTAACCTGTCTCTGCTGGCCAGGGCTCACTCCTACCTGGTGGAAAACCctttcttcctgtttgtggGAGCAGGCATCTTcct GATAGTCATCTACTTCCACAGTCAGGTGGTAGACGGTCAAAGGAAGATCATCAACTTACTACAGGAGCAGATAGAAAAT GAAGGAGAGGATAAGAAGTTTCTGATCACTCGCCTCCAGTCTATCCATGAGCAAAGGCGAACCCCAGCTCGAAGACTCACAAGTCAG GACTCGAGCTGTTGA